The following are encoded in a window of Streptomyces sp. Go-475 genomic DNA:
- a CDS encoding DUF4978 domain-containing protein has translation MKSNTGPWSRRRFLATSGAAALGGMALNLGGGLPRAAAAGTVVSSVDTSRSTYDKIVLMVDGKPFYHSGVQFRYEKHKYTFGWTDAQLKPVLGMIRDDGFNVVNIPIWWSKVETSKDVFDWTDIDRYLAWCGEYGLKLELLWFGHESTGSSMPARMPAYVMNDYQFVVRSDGTRLTLNGNPLLDKTDPNLLAREKFVLGRLMAHLASADTAHTVVGIQVLNEPNVAKQQGGSSIDRSYSTYSTDLWNSGGYTDATKFRKDVLLNYLTQLGQVIKQSDYSVYTRVNIAGSGDTVPVAENEALRAQGRSAIDFFGKDPYTTGLDTLYNYGSDAVWAQGKNFPMIMENFGGTPAADVEKFNGIAGNSAFNLYAALDPDSSTGSSNYGLYDFNSTTKVVTRKAVSDKVARLNHVLNKIHRDLASKSPVERGGTDLQTFNRSATASTTTTKPVGGVNITFTTSSGAQAFGVRRGAAEFAFATTTQATFTLPGTIGVVRSVEIGRYDANDTWVKSGTKTYSTVSGDTVVALAAGECVRVAYLVSGARYKLRNTSSGAYLDTDANGAVIVAAATTYDDQDWIVAKDSSGSWTIRNVRTGRFYLETSATDNNVIWNTGAVSDASLWNLEGVGAGGLRVRNTHTGRAYLYGNSAGEAKWNTGTQDASTVWEFQPR, from the coding sequence ATGAAGTCGAACACCGGCCCTTGGTCGCGCCGTCGATTCCTCGCCACGAGCGGGGCGGCAGCCCTCGGGGGCATGGCGCTGAACCTCGGCGGCGGTCTCCCGCGGGCCGCCGCGGCCGGCACCGTGGTGTCCTCCGTCGACACGTCGAGGTCCACCTACGACAAGATCGTGCTGATGGTCGACGGGAAGCCCTTCTACCACAGCGGCGTCCAGTTCCGGTACGAGAAGCACAAGTACACGTTCGGCTGGACGGACGCCCAGTTGAAGCCGGTGCTCGGGATGATCCGCGACGACGGGTTCAACGTGGTCAACATCCCGATCTGGTGGTCGAAGGTCGAGACCTCGAAGGACGTCTTCGACTGGACCGACATCGACCGGTACCTGGCCTGGTGCGGGGAGTACGGCCTCAAGCTGGAACTGTTGTGGTTCGGCCATGAATCGACCGGTTCGTCCATGCCGGCCCGGATGCCGGCCTACGTGATGAACGACTACCAGTTCGTGGTGAGGTCCGACGGCACCAGGCTGACCCTGAACGGCAACCCCCTCCTGGACAAGACCGATCCGAACCTGCTCGCCAGGGAGAAGTTCGTGCTCGGCCGGCTCATGGCGCACCTCGCGTCCGCCGACACCGCTCACACCGTCGTCGGCATCCAGGTGCTGAACGAACCGAACGTGGCGAAGCAGCAGGGCGGCTCGTCCATCGACCGGAGCTACAGCACCTACAGCACCGACCTCTGGAACAGCGGCGGGTACACCGACGCGACGAAGTTCCGCAAGGACGTGCTCCTGAACTACCTGACCCAGCTGGGGCAGGTGATCAAGCAGTCGGACTACTCGGTGTACACCCGGGTCAACATCGCGGGCAGCGGCGACACGGTGCCGGTCGCCGAGAACGAGGCCCTCCGGGCCCAGGGGAGGTCGGCCATCGACTTCTTCGGGAAGGACCCTTACACCACGGGCCTCGACACGCTCTACAACTACGGGAGCGACGCCGTCTGGGCCCAGGGGAAGAACTTCCCCATGATCATGGAGAACTTCGGCGGGACCCCGGCGGCGGACGTCGAGAAGTTCAACGGCATCGCCGGCAACAGCGCCTTCAATCTGTACGCCGCCCTGGACCCGGACTCCAGCACGGGCAGCAGCAACTACGGCTTGTACGACTTCAACAGCACGACCAAGGTGGTGACCCGCAAGGCCGTGTCGGACAAGGTCGCCCGACTCAACCACGTGCTGAACAAGATCCACCGGGATCTCGCCAGCAAGTCTCCGGTGGAACGCGGCGGAACCGACCTGCAGACCTTCAACCGGAGCGCGACCGCCAGCACCACCACCACCAAGCCGGTGGGCGGCGTCAACATCACGTTTACGACATCGAGCGGTGCGCAGGCATTCGGCGTCAGGCGCGGTGCGGCCGAGTTCGCTTTCGCCACCACGACCCAGGCCACGTTCACCCTGCCGGGAACCATCGGCGTCGTCCGGTCCGTCGAAATCGGCCGGTACGACGCGAACGACACCTGGGTGAAGTCCGGCACCAAGACGTACAGCACGGTGTCCGGGGACACCGTCGTCGCCCTGGCGGCCGGCGAGTGCGTGCGGGTCGCCTACCTCGTCAGCGGCGCGCGGTACAAGCTGAGGAACACGTCCTCGGGCGCGTACCTCGACACCGACGCGAACGGCGCGGTCATCGTCGCGGCCGCGACCACCTACGACGACCAGGACTGGATCGTCGCCAAGGACTCCTCCGGATCCTGGACCATCAGGAACGTGCGAACGGGACGCTTCTATCTGGAGACCAGCGCCACCGACAACAACGTCATCTGGAACACCGGCGCTGTCTCGGACGCCTCGCTCTGGAACCTGGAAGGGGTCGGGGCAGGCGGGCTCCGCGTCAGGAACACCCACACGGGAAGGGCGTACCTGTACGGGAACTCCGCGGGTGAGGCGAAGTGGAACACGGGAACGCAGGACGCGAGCACGGTCTGGGAATTCCAGCCGAGGTAG
- a CDS encoding substrate-binding domain-containing protein, which translates to MGRADVLKVLEARAADQWGLVTTAQAKLDGVRGVQLLRLERAGLLESVGHGVYRLLASPPPEHLGIKVAWLRLDPRTPAPDRGIEGPGAGVVSHASACAVHGLGDRPADPVELTVSSRRTTRDETVVLHRGRVDADDITVVDGLPVTTVPRTVVDLLDARADAVRVGTVLAEAVSRDLVRVDDLAARVGPFAAAYGLPAQASGAELLEFLCERAGRPLRARKAARAATRTGGSQGKRATIWEVAERAGVSHQTVSRYLKNDSGMRPTTRARIERAVAELDYRPNLVARSMRTRRSHRITIVLPELSGFVPIPLLRGASAAAHEAGYLTDVIGLQGGESRRARSVLSLLDSRQADGALSLVPLGDLAGDPGAGQRPVVVLGEYDDDLHARGRLADGRPAEQILRHLADQGHRRFLHVAGSQEWASARNRRAVYVEAIERLGLESYGVVDGDWSMRSGYEAARDLPADSGVTAVLAANDYVAMGVIRGFQDRGTRVPEDVSVFGWDDEEFTRYFSPAISTVHMDKEEVGRRAMLSLLALLRDEPAPVADVAELFHIVPRESSGPAPR; encoded by the coding sequence ATGGGTCGGGCCGACGTGTTGAAGGTGCTGGAGGCACGGGCCGCCGATCAGTGGGGCCTGGTGACCACCGCCCAGGCGAAGCTGGACGGCGTGCGGGGCGTGCAGCTCCTGAGGCTGGAGCGGGCGGGGCTGCTGGAGAGCGTCGGTCACGGCGTGTACCGCCTCCTGGCCTCTCCCCCGCCGGAGCACCTAGGGATCAAGGTCGCGTGGCTGCGGCTGGATCCCAGGACGCCGGCGCCGGACCGCGGCATCGAGGGCCCCGGGGCGGGCGTCGTCTCCCACGCCTCCGCGTGTGCGGTGCACGGCCTGGGCGACCGGCCCGCCGATCCTGTCGAGCTGACGGTCTCGTCACGCCGTACCACTCGTGACGAGACCGTCGTGCTGCACCGCGGGCGCGTGGATGCCGACGACATCACCGTCGTCGACGGCCTGCCCGTCACCACGGTGCCGCGCACCGTCGTCGACCTGCTCGACGCCCGTGCCGACGCCGTCCGCGTGGGCACGGTCCTCGCCGAAGCAGTCTCCCGTGACCTGGTGCGTGTCGACGACCTGGCGGCGCGGGTCGGTCCCTTCGCCGCTGCCTACGGCCTGCCCGCGCAGGCGTCCGGTGCGGAGCTGCTGGAGTTCCTGTGCGAGCGCGCGGGACGCCCCCTGCGCGCGAGGAAGGCCGCCCGGGCCGCCACCAGGACAGGCGGCTCGCAGGGGAAGCGGGCGACCATCTGGGAGGTCGCCGAGCGGGCCGGGGTGTCGCATCAGACCGTTTCCCGGTACCTGAAGAACGACAGCGGCATGCGGCCGACGACGCGGGCGAGGATCGAGCGGGCCGTGGCCGAGCTGGACTACCGGCCCAACCTCGTGGCGCGCTCGATGCGCACCCGGCGGTCCCACCGGATCACGATCGTGCTGCCCGAACTGAGCGGCTTCGTTCCCATCCCCCTGTTGAGGGGCGCTTCGGCCGCCGCGCACGAGGCCGGCTACCTGACGGACGTCATAGGCCTGCAGGGCGGGGAGTCGCGGCGTGCGCGGAGCGTGCTGTCCCTGCTGGACTCCCGGCAGGCGGACGGTGCGCTGTCGCTGGTGCCGCTGGGGGACCTCGCTGGCGACCCAGGTGCCGGGCAGCGGCCCGTGGTGGTGCTGGGCGAGTACGACGACGATCTGCACGCCCGGGGACGGCTGGCCGACGGCCGGCCCGCCGAGCAGATCCTGCGTCACCTCGCCGACCAGGGACATCGCCGGTTCCTCCACGTCGCCGGCTCGCAGGAGTGGGCCTCCGCGCGCAACCGCCGGGCGGTCTACGTGGAGGCGATCGAGCGCCTGGGCCTCGAGTCCTACGGCGTCGTCGACGGGGACTGGTCGATGCGCTCCGGGTACGAGGCCGCCCGGGACCTGCCCGCCGACTCCGGCGTGACGGCCGTGCTCGCCGCCAACGACTACGTCGCCATGGGCGTGATCCGCGGCTTCCAGGACCGCGGCACGCGCGTGCCGGAGGACGTGAGCGTCTTCGGCTGGGACGACGAGGAGTTCACCCGGTACTTCTCGCCGGCCATCTCGACGGTGCACATGGACAAGGAGGAGGTCGGCCGCCGGGCGATGCTGTCGCTGCTCGCCCTCCTGCGCGACGAGCCCGCGCCGGTGGCCGATGTCGCCGAGCTGTTCCACATCGTTCCGCGAGAGTCGAGCGGCCCGGCCCCCCGCTAG